One region of Salinibacterium sp. TMP30 genomic DNA includes:
- the tuf gene encoding elongation factor Tu codes for MAKAKFERTKPHVNIGTIGHVDHGKTTLTAAISKVLADKYPSATNVQRDFSSIDSAPEERQRGITINISHVEYETPKRHYAHVDAPGHADYIKNMITGAAQMDGAILVVAATDGPMAQTREHVLLAKQVGVPYLLVALNKSDMVDDEEILELVELEVRELLSSQGFDGDNVPVVRVSGLKALEGDEKWTQSILDLMEAVDESVPDPIRDKDKPFLMPVEDVFTITGRGTVVTGRAERGTLKINSDIEIVGIRPTQKTTVTGIEMFHKQLDEAWAGENCGLLLRGTKREDVERGQVVVKPGSVTPHTNFEGTAYILSKDEGGRHNPFYANYRPQFYFRTTDVTGVITLPEGTEMVMPGDTTDMTVELIQPIAMEEGLGFAIREGGRTVGAGKVTKVLA; via the coding sequence GTGGCTAAGGCCAAGTTCGAGCGGACCAAGCCGCACGTAAACATCGGAACCATCGGTCACGTTGACCACGGAAAGACCACGCTCACCGCAGCCATCTCGAAGGTACTTGCAGACAAGTACCCTTCGGCAACTAACGTGCAGCGTGACTTCTCGTCGATTGACTCGGCTCCGGAAGAGCGTCAACGCGGCATCACCATCAACATCTCGCACGTTGAGTACGAGACCCCCAAGCGCCACTACGCTCACGTAGATGCTCCGGGCCACGCTGACTACATCAAGAACATGATCACCGGTGCAGCTCAGATGGACGGTGCAATCCTCGTGGTTGCAGCGACTGACGGACCGATGGCTCAGACTCGCGAGCACGTTCTGCTCGCAAAGCAGGTTGGTGTTCCTTACCTGCTCGTAGCACTCAACAAGTCCGACATGGTTGACGACGAAGAGATCCTTGAGCTCGTTGAGCTTGAGGTTCGTGAACTCCTCTCAAGCCAGGGCTTCGATGGCGACAACGTTCCTGTTGTTCGCGTATCAGGCCTCAAGGCTCTTGAGGGCGACGAGAAGTGGACCCAGTCCATCCTCGACCTCATGGAGGCTGTCGACGAGAGTGTTCCTGACCCCATCCGCGACAAGGACAAGCCGTTCTTGATGCCGGTTGAAGACGTCTTCACGATCACTGGTCGTGGAACCGTCGTTACGGGCCGCGCTGAGCGTGGAACTCTCAAGATCAACTCCGACATCGAGATTGTGGGAATCCGTCCGACCCAGAAGACCACGGTCACTGGTATCGAGATGTTCCACAAGCAGCTCGACGAGGCATGGGCCGGCGAGAACTGTGGTCTGCTCCTTCGTGGAACGAAGCGTGAAGATGTAGAGCGTGGTCAGGTTGTTGTTAAGCCTGGTTCCGTTACTCCTCACACGAACTTCGAGGGAACCGCATACATCCTGTCAAAGGATGAGGGTGGGCGTCACAACCCGTTCTACGCGAACTACCGTCCGCAGTTCTACTTCCGCACCACCGACGTCACCGGCGTCATCACGTTGCCTGAGGGCACCGAGATGGTTATGCCTGGCGACACCACCGACATGACCGTTGAGCTCATTCAGCCCATCGCCATGGAAGAGGGCCTCGGCTTCGCTATCCGTGAGGGTGGCCGCACCGTAGGTGCCGGTAAGGTAACCAAGGTTCTGGCGTAA
- the fusA gene encoding elongation factor G, with protein sequence MAQDVLTDLKKVRNIGIMAHIDAGKTTTTERILFYTGVNHKIGETHDGASTTDWMEQEQERGITITSAAVTCFWNKNQINIIDTPGHVDFTVEVERSLRVLDGAVAVFDGKEGVEPQSETVWRQADKYDVPRICFVNKMDKMGADFYYTVDTIVKRLGARPLVIQLPIGLESAFEGVVDLVEMRALTWRGDSKGDVEMGAKYAIEEIPEDLKEKAAEYRTALLEVVAETDDAIMERYFAGEEITVPEIKAAIRKLTVNSEIYPVLCGSAFKNRGVQPMLDAVIDYLPSPVDVPPLEAHSPRDEEKIIIRKPESTEPFAALAFKVAVHPFFGRLTYIRVYSGRLDSGGAVANSTKGKKERIGKIFQMAANKEIPVDSVTAGHIYAVIGLKDTTTGDTLCDLNDQVVLESMTFPEPVIEVAIEPKTKADQEKLGIAIQKLAEEDPTFRTEQNQETGQTVIKGMGELHLDILVDRMKREFNVEANVGKPQVAYRETIRRIVDKHDYTHKKQTGGSGQFAKVQISLEPMEVVGDAIYEFVNKVTGGRIPREYIGSIDQGFQASMGVGVLAGFPMVGVKGIILDGAAHDVDSSEMAFKIAGTMAFKEAARKADPVLLEPLMAVEVRTPEEYMGDVIGDLNSRRGQIQSMEDATGVKVVRAHVPLSEMFGYVGDLRSKTSGRAVYSMTFDSYSEVPRAVADEIIQKNKGE encoded by the coding sequence GTGGCACAGGACGTGCTCACGGACCTAAAAAAGGTCCGCAATATTGGCATCATGGCTCACATCGATGCTGGCAAGACCACCACGACTGAGCGCATCCTGTTTTACACGGGTGTAAACCACAAAATCGGTGAAACTCACGACGGCGCGTCGACCACTGACTGGATGGAGCAGGAGCAAGAGCGTGGCATCACAATCACGTCTGCTGCTGTGACCTGTTTCTGGAACAAGAACCAGATCAACATCATTGACACTCCCGGCCACGTTGACTTCACCGTTGAGGTGGAGCGTTCTCTGCGCGTACTCGACGGTGCAGTTGCTGTGTTCGACGGTAAAGAGGGTGTGGAGCCGCAGTCGGAGACTGTGTGGCGTCAGGCCGACAAGTACGACGTTCCCCGCATCTGCTTCGTCAACAAGATGGACAAGATGGGTGCAGATTTCTACTACACCGTTGACACCATCGTGAAGCGCCTCGGCGCACGCCCGCTGGTCATCCAGCTCCCGATCGGACTCGAGTCCGCATTTGAGGGCGTTGTTGACCTCGTCGAAATGCGCGCACTGACGTGGCGTGGAGACTCCAAGGGTGACGTTGAGATGGGTGCAAAGTATGCCATCGAAGAGATCCCCGAAGACCTCAAGGAGAAGGCTGCGGAATACCGCACCGCTCTGCTCGAAGTTGTCGCGGAAACCGACGATGCCATCATGGAGCGTTACTTCGCCGGCGAAGAGATCACCGTTCCTGAGATCAAGGCTGCAATCCGCAAGCTGACGGTCAATAGCGAGATCTACCCGGTTCTCTGCGGTTCTGCGTTCAAGAACCGTGGCGTTCAGCCGATGCTTGATGCTGTTATCGATTACCTTCCCTCGCCGGTCGACGTGCCCCCTCTGGAAGCACACTCGCCTCGCGACGAAGAGAAGATCATCATCCGCAAGCCAGAGTCGACGGAGCCGTTCGCAGCTCTCGCCTTCAAGGTTGCGGTTCACCCCTTCTTTGGTCGCCTCACGTACATTCGCGTGTACTCGGGACGACTCGACTCCGGTGGGGCTGTAGCCAACTCCACCAAGGGCAAGAAGGAGCGCATCGGTAAGATCTTCCAGATGGCGGCCAACAAAGAAATTCCTGTTGACAGCGTCACCGCTGGGCACATCTACGCCGTCATCGGCCTCAAGGACACCACGACCGGTGACACGCTGTGTGACCTCAACGATCAGGTGGTACTTGAGTCAATGACGTTCCCGGAGCCCGTGATCGAGGTAGCGATCGAGCCGAAGACGAAGGCTGACCAAGAGAAGCTGGGTATTGCTATTCAGAAGCTCGCTGAAGAAGACCCCACGTTCCGTACCGAACAGAACCAAGAAACTGGCCAGACGGTTATCAAGGGAATGGGTGAACTTCACCTCGACATCCTCGTAGACCGCATGAAGCGCGAATTCAACGTTGAAGCCAACGTGGGTAAGCCGCAGGTTGCTTACCGCGAAACGATTCGTCGCATTGTGGACAAGCACGACTACACCCACAAGAAGCAGACGGGTGGATCGGGTCAGTTCGCTAAGGTCCAGATCTCGCTTGAGCCAATGGAAGTGGTTGGCGACGCTATTTATGAATTCGTAAACAAGGTCACCGGTGGGCGTATTCCTCGCGAGTACATCGGCTCGATTGACCAGGGTTTCCAGGCTTCGATGGGTGTTGGAGTACTGGCAGGATTCCCCATGGTTGGCGTCAAGGGAATCATTCTCGATGGTGCCGCTCACGATGTTGACTCGTCAGAAATGGCGTTCAAGATTGCGGGCACGATGGCATTCAAAGAGGCCGCGCGCAAGGCTGACCCAGTTCTCCTCGAGCCGCTCATGGCGGTCGAGGTTCGTACTCCAGAGGAGTACATGGGAGATGTCATCGGTGACCTTAACAGTCGCCGCGGGCAGATCCAGTCCATGGAGGACGCGACCGGCGTAAAGGTCGTTCGTGCCCACGTACCGCTGTCGGAAATGTTCGGCTACGTCGGTGACTTGAGGTCGAAGACCTCGGGTCGCGCGGTGTACTCGATGACGTTCGACAGTTACTCTGAGGTTCCCCGTGCGGTAGCTGACGAGATTATTCAAAAGAACAAGGGCGAGTAA
- the rpsG gene encoding 30S ribosomal protein S7: MPRKGPAPKRPVVADPVYGAPIVSQLVNKILLDGKKGLAERIVYGALAGVTEKTGQDAVVTLKKALDNVRPTLEVKSRRVGGSTYQVPVEVKSHRANTLALRWLTSYAKGRREKTMTERLTNEILDASNGLGAAVKRREDTHKMAESNKAFAHYRW; the protein is encoded by the coding sequence ATGCCTCGTAAAGGACCAGCACCCAAGCGTCCCGTAGTCGCGGATCCGGTATACGGCGCACCCATTGTCAGCCAGCTCGTCAACAAGATTCTTCTTGATGGCAAGAAGGGTCTGGCAGAGCGCATCGTTTACGGCGCACTCGCAGGCGTAACCGAGAAGACCGGCCAAGACGCCGTCGTCACGCTCAAGAAGGCACTCGACAACGTGCGTCCGACCCTCGAGGTCAAGTCTCGTCGTGTCGGTGGCTCGACCTACCAGGTTCCTGTTGAGGTCAAGTCGCACCGTGCAAACACGCTGGCACTGCGCTGGCTCACGAGCTACGCCAAGGGTCGTCGTGAAAAGACGATGACTGAGCGTCTCACCAACGAAATCTTGGATGCATCGAATGGGCTTGGCGCCGCTGTAAAGCGTCGTGAAGACACCCACAAGATGGCCGAATCCAACAAGGCATTCGCTCACTACCGCTGGTAG
- the rpsL gene encoding 30S ribosomal protein S12, whose amino-acid sequence MPTIQQLVRKGRTPKAVKTKAPALKSNPQQRGVCTRVYTTTPKKPNSALRKVARVKLSNGTEVTAYIPGEGHNLQEHSMVLIRGGRVKDLPGVRYKIVRGALDTQAVKNRKQARSRYGAKKDKK is encoded by the coding sequence GTGCCCACCATTCAGCAGTTGGTGCGTAAGGGACGCACGCCAAAGGCCGTCAAGACCAAGGCCCCCGCCCTTAAGTCCAACCCGCAGCAGCGCGGCGTTTGCACGCGTGTTTATACGACCACCCCGAAGAAGCCGAACTCGGCGCTTCGCAAGGTTGCTCGTGTCAAGCTTTCCAACGGTACCGAGGTCACCGCGTACATTCCCGGAGAAGGTCACAACCTTCAAGAGCACTCGATGGTGCTCATCCGTGGTGGTCGTGTAAAGGACCTTCCTGGTGTCCGCTACAAGATCGTTCGCGGAGCGCTCGACACCCAGGCCGTTAAGAACCGTAAGCAGGCTCGTAGCCGCTACGGCGCGAAGAAGGATAAGAAGTAA
- a CDS encoding fimbrial assembly protein, with protein MSEKKPAARREIKVAVAYPPHVTLLPPEVGQRKAANRARGRAIFVAIIAAGVAILAAVGANLVSFQRVLALDSARATTLSLTQQQGEYSEVRQASHRLQSSTSARIFATSTEISVKALLDGLGSKLSAGMLIRSYDFETATPLLGYGEPVSPLDPQRMAQFTIEVGANTIAEIDAWVRKAPDVAGVIGASVVSVEEDDGLYVASVSVFVSSDALLHRFDGFVPEGEAVEEEAEPAPSPTPTADPSQTPTPTDTPAPADGTTD; from the coding sequence ATGAGTGAGAAAAAACCAGCAGCGCGACGTGAGATTAAGGTTGCCGTCGCGTACCCGCCCCACGTCACACTGCTCCCTCCTGAGGTTGGGCAGCGTAAGGCGGCAAACCGCGCCAGAGGGCGCGCAATTTTTGTTGCAATCATTGCCGCGGGCGTTGCGATTCTGGCGGCAGTCGGGGCTAACCTCGTCTCCTTCCAGCGCGTACTTGCGCTGGATAGCGCCCGCGCCACAACCCTGTCGCTTACGCAGCAGCAAGGGGAATACAGCGAGGTGCGTCAAGCAAGCCACCGCCTTCAATCGAGCACGTCGGCACGCATTTTTGCCACGTCTACTGAGATCTCGGTCAAGGCACTTCTTGACGGTTTGGGCTCCAAGCTTTCCGCTGGCATGCTGATCCGTTCCTACGATTTCGAAACAGCGACCCCGCTGCTGGGATATGGCGAACCGGTCTCGCCGCTCGATCCCCAGCGCATGGCGCAATTCACAATCGAGGTCGGCGCAAACACGATTGCAGAAATCGATGCTTGGGTTCGTAAAGCGCCCGACGTTGCTGGCGTTATCGGCGCATCCGTCGTTTCTGTAGAAGAAGACGATGGCCTCTACGTAGCTTCCGTTTCAGTCTTCGTCAGCAGCGATGCGCTCTTGCACCGCTTCGATGGCTTCGTTCCCGAGGGTGAAGCGGTGGAAGAAGAGGCAGAGCCCGCTCCGAGCCCGACCCCGACGGCGGATCCTTCGCAGACCCCAACACCCACTGACACGCCAGCTCCGGCTGACGGCACGACAGACTAG
- the pilM gene encoding type IV pilus assembly protein PilM — MGLDIGSSAIRAVEVENPHLPRPTILRFGEVPLPEGAVRAGEVVDAATVTASIRKLWTQTGIRTKDVVMGVGNSKVLARDIKVPRLPLNQVRESLPFQVQDLLPVPATDALLDFYPAAEAEGENGPMLSGMLVAAIKAPVLVNVNAAIAAGVQPVNVDLSPFALTRLFSGPESANLTTLLVHIGAATTTLVALDGHVPHFVRLLPNGGADITKGISQRMDISMRDAEAIKRSVGVVAARATPEQRPALEVSFELVNETLLAIRATMQYFQNARGNRAIDRIVMSGGGSRLLGLVETVSEFTKVPATQPDPFSLVTVARGLRGTGDAQDMSLALGLVTGVSA, encoded by the coding sequence GTGGGGCTGGATATCGGCTCGAGCGCTATACGCGCTGTCGAGGTCGAGAATCCACACCTGCCACGACCAACAATTCTTCGCTTTGGCGAAGTGCCGCTGCCAGAAGGTGCTGTGCGCGCTGGTGAGGTGGTGGATGCGGCTACCGTAACGGCATCCATTCGCAAACTGTGGACACAGACCGGCATCCGAACTAAGGATGTCGTGATGGGTGTCGGCAATTCTAAAGTGCTGGCTCGTGACATCAAGGTTCCGCGGCTTCCGCTGAACCAGGTGCGCGAGTCGCTTCCGTTCCAGGTGCAGGATCTTCTTCCTGTGCCGGCAACAGATGCCCTACTCGACTTCTACCCCGCAGCTGAGGCTGAAGGCGAGAATGGCCCGATGCTCTCGGGAATGCTCGTCGCGGCGATCAAGGCACCGGTTCTGGTGAACGTGAATGCAGCGATTGCTGCGGGCGTTCAGCCGGTAAACGTAGATTTGTCGCCCTTTGCGCTGACACGACTGTTCTCTGGACCCGAGTCAGCAAACCTCACGACGCTGTTGGTGCACATTGGTGCCGCCACGACGACGCTGGTTGCCCTCGACGGTCACGTACCCCACTTTGTGCGGCTCCTGCCCAATGGCGGAGCGGACATCACCAAGGGAATTTCTCAGCGCATGGACATCTCAATGCGTGATGCCGAAGCCATCAAACGTTCGGTTGGTGTCGTCGCAGCTCGCGCTACGCCGGAGCAACGCCCCGCGCTCGAAGTGTCGTTCGAACTGGTCAATGAGACCCTCTTGGCGATCCGAGCAACGATGCAGTACTTCCAGAATGCGCGCGGAAATCGGGCAATCGATCGGATTGTCATGAGCGGCGGTGGTTCGCGACTGCTCGGACTCGTCGAGACGGTCTCCGAATTCACTAAGGTGCCGGCTACCCAGCCCGACCCGTTCTCACTGGTGACTGTGGCTCGCGGTCTGCGGGGCACGGGGGATGCCCAAGACATGTCGCTCGCACTTGGATTGGTTACGGGGGTCTCAGCATGA
- a CDS encoding prepilin peptidase, producing the protein MTATVLLVIFAVLLGLAVGSFLNVVVWRVPRGEKISSPPSACPKCEHAIRSYDNIPVFGWLLLRGKCRDCGEPISPRYPLVEATTAIVFGLIAAAVGAETALVWTVPAFLYLAAISIALTLIDLDTKTLPNKIVLPSILVGVALLALASVGTGNWAALLGALAGGAALFLFYFIVALISPRGMGMGDVKLAAVLGLYLGWLGWGVLAVGAFAAFLLGGVFAIALLLIGRARRRTAIPFGPWMIAGAWLGIAFGSQIWNGYMVATGLS; encoded by the coding sequence ATGACCGCGACAGTTCTTCTCGTCATCTTCGCGGTGCTTCTGGGATTAGCCGTTGGCTCGTTCCTGAACGTCGTGGTGTGGCGGGTGCCGCGCGGAGAGAAGATCTCCTCACCGCCGAGCGCGTGCCCCAAATGCGAGCACGCCATCCGCTCCTACGACAACATCCCCGTCTTTGGCTGGTTGTTGCTGAGGGGAAAATGCCGTGACTGTGGTGAACCAATTTCGCCACGCTATCCACTCGTTGAAGCTACGACCGCCATCGTTTTCGGGCTCATTGCGGCAGCGGTGGGAGCCGAAACTGCTCTGGTGTGGACGGTGCCGGCGTTCCTTTACCTAGCGGCAATCTCGATTGCCTTGACCCTCATCGACCTTGACACCAAAACACTGCCCAACAAGATCGTGCTGCCGTCAATTCTGGTCGGAGTAGCGCTGTTGGCTCTCGCTAGCGTCGGCACCGGCAATTGGGCCGCTCTCCTGGGAGCGCTGGCTGGTGGCGCGGCTCTTTTCCTCTTCTACTTCATCGTTGCCCTGATCTCGCCTCGCGGGATGGGAATGGGTGATGTGAAACTGGCGGCCGTTCTCGGACTGTACCTGGGATGGCTCGGATGGGGCGTTCTTGCGGTTGGCGCTTTCGCCGCATTCCTGCTCGGCGGAGTCTTCGCTATCGCCCTACTGCTGATCGGACGGGCGCGTCGTCGCACCGCAATCCCGTTCGGACCGTGGATGATAGCGGGAGCGTGGTTGGGTATTGCTTTCGGCTCACAAATTTGGAACGGATATATGGTGGCGACCGGTCTTAGCTGA
- a CDS encoding prepilin-type N-terminal cleavage/methylation domain-containing protein, with product MGKFRAALFARVRRIHRNEAGVTLSELIVTIALMSMLLAMVMTIFVTFTRTFADERSATSNTAGATIAMNELTRVIRSGTENPVAASTLNDPVFSYAGTEHVVLQAYLDTDAANPQPVKVEFVITGDRTLVERRWDARLLPSGYFAFQAAMASERTVVRQISTGTTPVFRFFDDANTELTPPANGSLTLSQRREVAAVKVSMTIQTDPTGRAKTASLENTVGIPNLGLSRIGIDR from the coding sequence ATGGGTAAATTTCGTGCCGCCCTGTTCGCACGCGTGAGGCGAATTCACCGCAATGAAGCGGGCGTAACCCTCAGCGAGCTGATTGTTACCATCGCCTTGATGAGCATGCTGCTGGCCATGGTCATGACCATTTTCGTCACCTTCACCCGCACCTTTGCCGATGAACGCTCAGCCACGTCTAACACCGCGGGGGCCACTATCGCTATGAACGAACTCACTCGAGTCATTCGATCCGGCACCGAGAATCCGGTAGCCGCATCGACACTGAACGATCCTGTATTCAGCTATGCCGGCACTGAGCACGTCGTGCTGCAAGCCTATTTGGACACGGATGCGGCCAACCCTCAGCCTGTCAAGGTGGAGTTCGTTATCACTGGAGATCGCACTCTCGTTGAACGCCGATGGGATGCTCGCTTGCTGCCATCGGGATATTTTGCGTTTCAAGCCGCGATGGCTTCCGAGCGCACCGTGGTTCGTCAAATCTCTACGGGAACCACGCCCGTATTTCGGTTCTTCGATGACGCCAACACAGAACTGACACCGCCAGCTAATGGAAGCCTAACGCTCAGCCAGCGACGTGAGGTTGCTGCAGTCAAAGTGTCGATGACCATACAGACCGACCCGACCGGACGTGCCAAGACAGCAAGTCTGGAAAACACCGTAGGGATACCGAACCTGGGCCTCTCTAGGATTGGAATCGACCGATGA
- a CDS encoding prepilin-type N-terminal cleavage/methylation domain-containing protein has product MHKVLQRLRSSDAGLSLLEVLVAMMIFAVVSLGVLQTLTTVLSVTRDNRARVVAANLASQEIDLARDAGDVFTLGDSTYTKTLNGDVFTVTRSTAWIDSTNTAASCGTGGGTLQYKRINIAVAWPNMRAGTEPVRFDSLLAPNDRINDPGLGTILVSVTGGSGEGSAGVRVTANPASPANGAQNLSVAPPATDAQGCSYILKVAPGNYNVTVSRTGYITDAGQSTAPTKLTQVVAGTASSVSFNFDEAATFRVNYVSDPTPDSNEVWIPKDLPTSFSSSRGVHLSTASNRNLTLNINLFPWSSGYVGYAGNYAAKPEDTTSTAPYCESPNPASWLEADVAGVIYRSPESLAVAATPGGSVDMTVPMGLVEVNGLDNRTLRATAVAPVAGSGDPGCTTDYALNFDRLNSAVTHIALPYGTWKLERKSGGSWVLLGAGSVAAPIVGGTATVPGFVTVDPRVAP; this is encoded by the coding sequence ATGCACAAGGTTCTACAGCGACTTCGTAGCTCCGACGCAGGGTTGAGCCTTCTTGAGGTTCTCGTCGCGATGATGATCTTCGCGGTCGTTTCCCTTGGAGTCCTTCAAACGCTCACTACGGTCCTTAGCGTTACTCGCGACAATCGCGCTCGCGTCGTCGCTGCGAACCTCGCCTCTCAAGAAATTGACTTGGCTCGAGATGCCGGCGACGTGTTCACCCTGGGGGATTCCACCTACACGAAGACTCTTAACGGTGACGTTTTCACGGTAACTCGCTCCACGGCGTGGATCGATTCGACCAACACCGCCGCATCGTGTGGAACGGGCGGCGGAACGCTTCAATACAAACGAATCAATATCGCGGTCGCCTGGCCGAACATGCGTGCTGGTACCGAACCTGTGCGCTTCGACAGTCTTCTTGCACCGAACGACAGAATCAACGACCCAGGACTCGGCACGATCCTGGTCTCGGTCACTGGCGGTTCCGGCGAAGGGTCAGCCGGAGTTCGGGTTACCGCTAACCCCGCCTCACCAGCGAATGGTGCACAAAATCTTTCTGTAGCGCCGCCGGCGACCGATGCTCAGGGCTGCAGCTACATCCTCAAGGTCGCGCCGGGCAATTACAACGTCACAGTTTCTCGCACCGGCTACATCACCGACGCTGGTCAGTCGACTGCTCCAACCAAACTCACCCAGGTTGTAGCGGGAACCGCAAGTTCCGTGTCGTTCAACTTCGACGAAGCCGCCACTTTTCGCGTCAACTATGTCTCTGACCCCACGCCCGATAGTAATGAGGTGTGGATCCCCAAAGACCTGCCGACATCGTTCAGCAGTTCGCGCGGCGTTCACTTGAGCACCGCGAGCAACAGGAATTTGACCCTCAATATAAACCTGTTCCCGTGGAGCTCTGGTTACGTAGGCTACGCGGGTAATTATGCTGCTAAACCTGAAGACACGACTAGCACCGCTCCCTACTGCGAGTCGCCGAACCCGGCATCGTGGCTAGAGGCTGACGTTGCCGGCGTGATATATCGCTCGCCCGAGTCGCTGGCGGTTGCTGCTACCCCTGGTGGTTCCGTAGACATGACCGTTCCCATGGGGCTCGTGGAGGTCAATGGTCTAGACAATCGAACTCTCCGTGCCACGGCGGTTGCTCCCGTTGCCGGCAGTGGTGATCCAGGATGTACGACCGACTACGCACTTAACTTCGATAGATTGAATAGTGCGGTCACACATATCGCGCTTCCCTACGGAACCTGGAAGCTCGAGCGCAAGAGTGGCGGCAGCTGGGTCTTACTCGGTGCAGGTTCGGTGGCGGCGCCCATCGTTGGAGGAACGGCTACTGTGCCCGGCTTTGTTACAGTCGACCCGAGAGTGGCACCGTAA
- a CDS encoding prepilin-type N-terminal cleavage/methylation domain-containing protein, whose product MHEALRTKRNDLENDQKGFTLVELLVVVLIIGILAAIAIPFFLNQRQGAWESQVKSDIANAVIAAETYAVGNNGSFTGLTVAELGLNGYKATPSVTIAEPTATATTYIFVVTHSEFTGPTWTYTSSDGTTERTG is encoded by the coding sequence ATGCATGAAGCACTGCGCACCAAGCGCAACGACCTCGAGAACGACCAGAAGGGCTTCACTCTCGTTGAGCTCCTCGTTGTTGTTCTGATCATCGGCATCCTTGCCGCGATCGCCATCCCGTTCTTCCTCAACCAGCGCCAGGGCGCCTGGGAATCACAGGTAAAGTCCGACATCGCTAACGCGGTTATCGCGGCTGAGACCTACGCCGTCGGCAACAACGGCTCTTTCACCGGACTCACCGTTGCCGAGCTCGGCCTTAACGGCTACAAGGCGACTCCATCGGTGACTATTGCAGAACCAACAGCGACTGCGACCACGTACATTTTCGTCGTTACTCACTCTGAGTTCACCGGCCCGACGTGGACCTACACGAGCTCCGACGGTACGACCGAACGAACTGGATAG
- a CDS encoding type II secretion system F family protein, which yields MAAVASTTKSFEYKARDHSGKVVKGRIDASNENQVLVRLRAMEISPISVTEAGAGTGLNMEINIAFFQKGVGLDDLAVMSRQMSTMISAGLSLIRALVILSEQTENKTLAKALSEIRQDVETGGTLSDAFAKHGTVFPPIMIHLVRAGETGGFLDDALESIANNFESEVKLRGTIKSALTYPVVVLIMAVAAVVGMLIFIVPVFEQMFADLGGELPLLTQMLVWASAAMKFLAPVLIVAGIVFATWWRKNKHTERVRKVVDPWKLRMPVFGPLFRKVSISRFTRNFGTMLGAGVPILQALSIVGETSGNYVIEEALRRVADSVRSGQSVSAPLARESVFPSMVTQMVAVGEDAGSMEVMLSKIADFYDDEVLKTTEQLTALIEPLMIGVIGSIVGVMVIALYMPIFAIFDQIK from the coding sequence ATGGCCGCAGTGGCCTCGACGACTAAGTCGTTCGAGTACAAGGCCCGTGATCACTCGGGCAAGGTCGTTAAGGGGCGCATTGATGCGTCTAATGAGAATCAGGTTCTTGTTCGCCTTCGGGCGATGGAGATCAGCCCGATCTCGGTGACCGAGGCGGGCGCCGGAACCGGTCTCAACATGGAGATCAACATTGCGTTCTTCCAGAAGGGGGTGGGCCTCGACGATCTAGCGGTGATGAGCCGACAGATGTCGACCATGATTTCGGCTGGACTCTCGCTTATCCGCGCTCTTGTCATCCTCTCGGAGCAGACCGAGAATAAAACGCTGGCAAAGGCTCTCAGCGAGATTCGTCAAGATGTCGAGACCGGTGGAACGCTGTCTGATGCTTTCGCCAAGCACGGCACCGTTTTCCCGCCGATCATGATTCATCTGGTTCGTGCCGGTGAGACGGGTGGATTCCTTGACGATGCGCTCGAGTCGATCGCAAACAACTTCGAGAGTGAGGTGAAGCTCCGTGGAACGATCAAGTCGGCGCTCACCTACCCCGTTGTCGTGCTGATCATGGCGGTAGCAGCTGTAGTTGGCATGCTGATCTTTATCGTTCCGGTATTCGAGCAGATGTTCGCCGACTTGGGCGGAGAGCTGCCCCTGTTGACCCAGATGCTGGTGTGGGCGTCGGCCGCAATGAAATTCCTCGCTCCGGTTCTCATCGTTGCCGGTATCGTGTTCGCCACGTGGTGGCGCAAGAACAAGCACACGGAGCGTGTTCGCAAGGTTGTTGACCCGTGGAAGTTGCGGATGCCCGTGTTTGGTCCGCTGTTCCGCAAGGTGTCGATCTCACGGTTTACCCGTAACTTCGGAACCATGTTGGGGGCTGGTGTGCCAATTCTTCAGGCGCTCTCGATCGTTGGTGAAACTTCCGGGAATTATGTCATCGAGGAGGCGCTGCGTCGCGTCGCCGATTCGGTGCGTTCTGGGCAGTCAGTGTCTGCCCCGCTAGCCCGCGAGAGCGTATTTCCTTCGATGGTGACCCAGATGGTCGCTGTCGGTGAGGATGCCGGCTCGATGGAGGTCATGCTCTCCAAAATTGCTGACTTCTACGATGACGAGGTGTTGAAGACTACCGAACAGCTCACGGCGCTCATCGAGCCCCTCATGATTGGCGTCATTGGTTCGATCGTGGGTGTCATGGTGATTGCGTTGTATATGCCGATCTTTGCCATCTTCGATCAGATCAAGTAA